In Quercus lobata isolate SW786 chromosome 12, ValleyOak3.0 Primary Assembly, whole genome shotgun sequence, a genomic segment contains:
- the LOC115971132 gene encoding transcription initiation factor TFIID subunit 4b isoform X2 has translation MDPSIMKLLEEDEDESMHSGADVEAFQAALNRDIGGDTSTSHSHSHSQQPSDSDNVLSQGNNHAPSQSLPLWQTASQDQGTECQNQQDQRNAQKQEQTISGMELKQHGSVIENQQQQSDASKELNCLQMSQKRTQDDCQQGPAQQISIQNPQQIHIQNPQKIPIQNPQTTGMQISEKTPILVHEPDRSSSIEGESQYSKLQKISNQQATITERASNPINNNNRAGQVPFGLLLPVLQAQLDKDRAMQLQTIFAKLKKNEIPKEGFVRLMRGIVGDQMLKMAIQKIQSQPSANQLQLQSQVSARQHPQRMPSVNASSTQFSDPHSFAQLHQKGTISSADPSHIPSSVVDSSYPAIENNAQKSREVNRPSDSHGVPVSQVTSSNVNTVNQERERSSIPAQGLNKQQQHLHFPPIYGGSGGNYHPYSGSNVNTSTSSVKPQPHDAQMRQISQHQNMSPTQLGGTTQAMSMPKFERPNSVNDPKRVQGGSLSHLANNSTSQQNPVPWQSATNKEQISTPSSLVAGVKQEVIDQPTQQQHKLNFPHPHGLSSGSAAQVEQGNTTPGTVKEESSEKQSTRMGLSTSTSMMPSNSVSRSITAQLESTVPLGTQIPPTASSAGINARTPPKKPSIGQKKPLEAHGSSPPLPSKKQKVSGAFSDQSIEQLNDVTAVSGVNLREEEEQLFSGPKEDSRASEASRRVVQEEEERLILQKAPLHKKLAEIMAKSGLKCISNDVERCLSLCVEERMRGLISNLIRLSKQRVDIEKPRHRTVVTSDVQQQIMTMNRKAREEWEKKQAEAEKLRRLNDPEGNNGVDGDKEKDDGRGKSLKANKEEDDKMRTTAANVAARAAVGGDDMLSKWQLMAEQARQKREGGVDTSGSQPSKDVSRKPLSTSGRKDNQETEKRGNAAPVAASAGTVRKSGRNQITLAQTRVARSISIKDVIAVLEREPQMSRSSLIYRLYERVRSDATTE, from the exons ATGGATCCTTCAATAATGAAGCTCCTCGAAGAAGACGAg GACGAGAGTATGCACTCGGGAGCTGACGTGGAGGCATTTCAGGCTGCCCTAAACAGAGACATTGGAGGAGATACGTCcacctctcactctcactctcactctcagcAGCCCTCTGATTCTGATAACG TTTTATCTCAAGGAAACAATCATGCTCCCAGTCAGTCATTACCACTGTGGCAAACTGCTAGCCAAGATCAAGGTACTGAATGTCAAAATCAACAAGACCAAAGAAATGCACAGAAGCAAGAACAGACTATATCTGGAATGGAGCTAAAGCAACACGGATCTGTTATTGAAAATCAGCAGCAACAGAGTGATGCCTCGAAGGAACTCAATTGCCTCCAAATGTCACAGAAAAGAACCCAAGATGATTGTCAACAGGGGCCGGCACAACAAATTTCCATCCAGAATCCTCAACAAATTCACATCCAGAATCCTCAAAAAATTCCCATCCAGAATCCTCAAACAACTGGTATGCAGATTTCTGAAAAAACTCCTATCCTAGTACATGAGCCAGATAGAAGCTCTAGTATTGAAGGTGAATCTCAATATTCAAAATTACAGAAGATAAGTAATCAACAGGCAACAATCACAGAGCGGGCAAGCAAcccaataaataataataatagagcaGGGCAAGTACCATTTGGCTTGTTGTTGCCTGTCTTGCAAGCCCAACTTGATAAAGACAGAGCCATGCAACTTCAAACAATATTTGCTAAACTGAAG AAAAATGAGATCCCCAAAGAAGGGTTTGTTAGGCTCATGAGAGGTATTGTGGGAGACCAAATGCTCAAAATGGCAATTCAGAAAATACAATCACAG CCAAGTGCCAACCAATTGCAGTTACAATCTCAAGTTTCAGCACGGCAACACCCTCAGCGAATGCCATCTGTTAATGCCAGTTCCACACAATTCAGTGATCCCCATTCATTTGCACAACTTCATCAGAAGGGCACGATCTCTTCTGCAGACCCTTCGCATATTCCCTCTTCAGTTGTTGATTCAAGCTATCCAGCCATAGAAAACAATGCTCAGAAATCTCGAGAGGTGAATCGCCCATCAGATTCTCATGGAGTGCCCGTAAGCCAAGTGACTTCTTCCAATGTGAACACTGTCAATCAAGAAAGGGAGCGATCCTCAATTCCTGCACAAGGACTTAACAAGCAGCAACAACATTTGCACTTCCCACCCATTTATGGAGGTAGTGGTGGTAATTATCACCCATATTCTGGGTCAAATGTCAATACTTCCACATCTTCTGTCAAACCACAACCTCATGATGCGCAAATGAGGCAAATTTCACAACATCAGAACATGAGCCCAACTCAATTAGGTGGGACAACACAAGCCATGAGTATGCCTAAGTTTGAGAGACCGAATTCTGTCAATGATCCAAAGAGAGTTCAGGGTGGATCTCTTTCTCACTTGGCAAACAACTCAACATCACAACAGAATCCAGTTCCTTGGCAATCAGCAACAAATAAAGAACAAATTTCTACCCCTTCATCATTAGTGGCTGGTGTAAAACAGGAAGTGATTGATCAGCCTACTCAGCAGCAGCACAAACTCAATTTTCCCCATCCACATGGATTGTCTTCTGGTTCTGCTGCACAGGTAGAACAGGGAAATACAACTCCTGGAACTGTAAAGGAAGAATCTTCAGAGAAGCAGTCTACTAGGATGGGTCTTTCAACTTCTACGAGCATGATGCCTTCTAATTCAGTTTCTCGTTCCATAACAGCACAATTGGAATCTACTGTCCCG TTAGGCACTCAAATCCCACCTACAGCCTCTTCTGCTGGTATTAATGCCAGGACACCTCCCAAAAAGCCTTCTATTGGCCAGAAGAAACCACTCGAAGCACATGGTTCATCACCACCTCTGCCAAG taaaaagcaaaaagtaTCTGGGGCCTTTTCAGATCAAAGCATTGAACAACTAAATGATGTCACTGCTGTCAGTGGAGTTAATCTTAGG GAAGAGGAAGAACAGCTATTTTCTGGGCCCAAGGAGGACAGTCGAGCTTCAGAAGCATCTCGAAGAGTTgtgcaagaagaagaagaaaggctGATTTTGCAGAAAGCTCCTCTCCATAAAAAGCTGGCTGAGATCA TGGCCAAAAGTGGTTTGAAGTGTATAAGCAACGATGTGGAGCGATGCTTGTCACTG TGCGTGGAAGAAAGAATGCGCGGACTAATAAGTAATCTAATCAGACTGTCAAAACAG CGGGTTGATATTGAGAAACCAAGACACCGAACTGTTGTCACCTCAGATGTTCAACAACAAATCATGACAATGAATAGGAAAGCTAGGGAGGAATGGGAAAAAAAACAGGCTGAAGCAGAGAAGCTGCGGAGACTTAATGAT CCTGAGGGTAATAATGGAGTTGATGGTGACAAGGAGAAAGATGATGGTCGTGGTAAATCACTTAAG GCAAACAAAGAGGAAGATGACAAAATGAGGACAACAGCGGCAAATGTTGCAGCCCGTGCTGCTGTTGGAGGAGATGACATGCTTTCAAAATGGCAACTAATGGCTGAGCAAGCCCGGCAGAAACGTGAAGGAGGGGTAGATACATCTGGTTCTCAACCAAGTAAAGATGTGAGTCGCAAGCCTTTATCAACATCTGGAAGAAAGGACAACCAAGAAACAGAGAAAAGGGGCAATGCAGCTCCTGTTGCTGCTTCTG cTGGGACTGTTAGAAAATCTGGAAGGAATCAAATTACTCTGGCTCAAACTAGGGTTGCTCGTAGCATCTCCATTAAAGATGTGATTGCAGTCCTGGAAAGGGAACCCCAGATGTCTAGGTCTTCTCTGATATATCGCTTGTATGAGAGAGTTCGCTCTGATGCCACCACTGAATAA
- the LOC115971132 gene encoding transcription initiation factor TFIID subunit 4b isoform X1: MDPSIMKLLEEDEDESMHSGADVEAFQAALNRDIGGDTSTSHSHSHSQQPSDSDNVLSQGNNHAPSQSLPLWQTASQDQGTECQNQQDQRNAQKQEQTISGMELKQHGSVIENQQQQSDASKELNCLQMSQKRTQDDCQQGPAQQISIQNPQQIHIQNPQKIPIQNPQTTGMQISEKTPILVHEPDRSSSIEGESQYSKLQKISNQQATITERASNPINNNNRAGQVPFGLLLPVLQAQLDKDRAMQLQTIFAKLKKNEIPKEGFVRLMRGIVGDQMLKMAIQKIQSQPSANQLQLQSQVSARQHPQRMPSVNASSTQFSDPHSFAQLHQKGTISSADPSHIPSSVVDSSYPAIENNAQKSREVNRPSDSHGVPVSQVTSSNVNTVNQERERSSIPAQGLNKQQQHLHFPPIYGGSGGNYHPYSGSNVNTSTSSVKPQPHDAQMRQISQHQNMSPTQLGGTTQAMSMPKFERPNSVNDPKRVQGGSLSHLANNSTSQQNPVPWQSATNKEQISTPSSLVAGVKQEVIDQPTQQQHKLNFPHPHGLSSGSAAQVEQGNTTPGTVKEESSEKQSTRMGLSTSTSMMPSNSVSRSITAQLESTVPQLGTQIPPTASSAGINARTPPKKPSIGQKKPLEAHGSSPPLPSKKQKVSGAFSDQSIEQLNDVTAVSGVNLREEEEQLFSGPKEDSRASEASRRVVQEEEERLILQKAPLHKKLAEIMAKSGLKCISNDVERCLSLCVEERMRGLISNLIRLSKQRVDIEKPRHRTVVTSDVQQQIMTMNRKAREEWEKKQAEAEKLRRLNDPEGNNGVDGDKEKDDGRGKSLKANKEEDDKMRTTAANVAARAAVGGDDMLSKWQLMAEQARQKREGGVDTSGSQPSKDVSRKPLSTSGRKDNQETEKRGNAAPVAASAGTVRKSGRNQITLAQTRVARSISIKDVIAVLEREPQMSRSSLIYRLYERVRSDATTE, from the exons ATGGATCCTTCAATAATGAAGCTCCTCGAAGAAGACGAg GACGAGAGTATGCACTCGGGAGCTGACGTGGAGGCATTTCAGGCTGCCCTAAACAGAGACATTGGAGGAGATACGTCcacctctcactctcactctcactctcagcAGCCCTCTGATTCTGATAACG TTTTATCTCAAGGAAACAATCATGCTCCCAGTCAGTCATTACCACTGTGGCAAACTGCTAGCCAAGATCAAGGTACTGAATGTCAAAATCAACAAGACCAAAGAAATGCACAGAAGCAAGAACAGACTATATCTGGAATGGAGCTAAAGCAACACGGATCTGTTATTGAAAATCAGCAGCAACAGAGTGATGCCTCGAAGGAACTCAATTGCCTCCAAATGTCACAGAAAAGAACCCAAGATGATTGTCAACAGGGGCCGGCACAACAAATTTCCATCCAGAATCCTCAACAAATTCACATCCAGAATCCTCAAAAAATTCCCATCCAGAATCCTCAAACAACTGGTATGCAGATTTCTGAAAAAACTCCTATCCTAGTACATGAGCCAGATAGAAGCTCTAGTATTGAAGGTGAATCTCAATATTCAAAATTACAGAAGATAAGTAATCAACAGGCAACAATCACAGAGCGGGCAAGCAAcccaataaataataataatagagcaGGGCAAGTACCATTTGGCTTGTTGTTGCCTGTCTTGCAAGCCCAACTTGATAAAGACAGAGCCATGCAACTTCAAACAATATTTGCTAAACTGAAG AAAAATGAGATCCCCAAAGAAGGGTTTGTTAGGCTCATGAGAGGTATTGTGGGAGACCAAATGCTCAAAATGGCAATTCAGAAAATACAATCACAG CCAAGTGCCAACCAATTGCAGTTACAATCTCAAGTTTCAGCACGGCAACACCCTCAGCGAATGCCATCTGTTAATGCCAGTTCCACACAATTCAGTGATCCCCATTCATTTGCACAACTTCATCAGAAGGGCACGATCTCTTCTGCAGACCCTTCGCATATTCCCTCTTCAGTTGTTGATTCAAGCTATCCAGCCATAGAAAACAATGCTCAGAAATCTCGAGAGGTGAATCGCCCATCAGATTCTCATGGAGTGCCCGTAAGCCAAGTGACTTCTTCCAATGTGAACACTGTCAATCAAGAAAGGGAGCGATCCTCAATTCCTGCACAAGGACTTAACAAGCAGCAACAACATTTGCACTTCCCACCCATTTATGGAGGTAGTGGTGGTAATTATCACCCATATTCTGGGTCAAATGTCAATACTTCCACATCTTCTGTCAAACCACAACCTCATGATGCGCAAATGAGGCAAATTTCACAACATCAGAACATGAGCCCAACTCAATTAGGTGGGACAACACAAGCCATGAGTATGCCTAAGTTTGAGAGACCGAATTCTGTCAATGATCCAAAGAGAGTTCAGGGTGGATCTCTTTCTCACTTGGCAAACAACTCAACATCACAACAGAATCCAGTTCCTTGGCAATCAGCAACAAATAAAGAACAAATTTCTACCCCTTCATCATTAGTGGCTGGTGTAAAACAGGAAGTGATTGATCAGCCTACTCAGCAGCAGCACAAACTCAATTTTCCCCATCCACATGGATTGTCTTCTGGTTCTGCTGCACAGGTAGAACAGGGAAATACAACTCCTGGAACTGTAAAGGAAGAATCTTCAGAGAAGCAGTCTACTAGGATGGGTCTTTCAACTTCTACGAGCATGATGCCTTCTAATTCAGTTTCTCGTTCCATAACAGCACAATTGGAATCTACTGTCCCG CAGTTAGGCACTCAAATCCCACCTACAGCCTCTTCTGCTGGTATTAATGCCAGGACACCTCCCAAAAAGCCTTCTATTGGCCAGAAGAAACCACTCGAAGCACATGGTTCATCACCACCTCTGCCAAG taaaaagcaaaaagtaTCTGGGGCCTTTTCAGATCAAAGCATTGAACAACTAAATGATGTCACTGCTGTCAGTGGAGTTAATCTTAGG GAAGAGGAAGAACAGCTATTTTCTGGGCCCAAGGAGGACAGTCGAGCTTCAGAAGCATCTCGAAGAGTTgtgcaagaagaagaagaaaggctGATTTTGCAGAAAGCTCCTCTCCATAAAAAGCTGGCTGAGATCA TGGCCAAAAGTGGTTTGAAGTGTATAAGCAACGATGTGGAGCGATGCTTGTCACTG TGCGTGGAAGAAAGAATGCGCGGACTAATAAGTAATCTAATCAGACTGTCAAAACAG CGGGTTGATATTGAGAAACCAAGACACCGAACTGTTGTCACCTCAGATGTTCAACAACAAATCATGACAATGAATAGGAAAGCTAGGGAGGAATGGGAAAAAAAACAGGCTGAAGCAGAGAAGCTGCGGAGACTTAATGAT CCTGAGGGTAATAATGGAGTTGATGGTGACAAGGAGAAAGATGATGGTCGTGGTAAATCACTTAAG GCAAACAAAGAGGAAGATGACAAAATGAGGACAACAGCGGCAAATGTTGCAGCCCGTGCTGCTGTTGGAGGAGATGACATGCTTTCAAAATGGCAACTAATGGCTGAGCAAGCCCGGCAGAAACGTGAAGGAGGGGTAGATACATCTGGTTCTCAACCAAGTAAAGATGTGAGTCGCAAGCCTTTATCAACATCTGGAAGAAAGGACAACCAAGAAACAGAGAAAAGGGGCAATGCAGCTCCTGTTGCTGCTTCTG cTGGGACTGTTAGAAAATCTGGAAGGAATCAAATTACTCTGGCTCAAACTAGGGTTGCTCGTAGCATCTCCATTAAAGATGTGATTGCAGTCCTGGAAAGGGAACCCCAGATGTCTAGGTCTTCTCTGATATATCGCTTGTATGAGAGAGTTCGCTCTGATGCCACCACTGAATAA
- the LOC115969872 gene encoding PXMP2/4 family protein 4-like produces MGSNFLRKYYYCHLQTYETRLLVTHVGNFTAQAKSLATHQQWRAYARFPSQLSKTRVPNTLSPPSRSFSSSSSSKSGFLGWYLGNLQSRPLITKCITSSLIYVASDLTSQMITLPPSGSFDTTRTFRMAAYGLVILGPSQHFWFNSLSKILPKRDVLTTLKKTSMGQTIYGPIITTIFFSYNAGLQGENSHEIFARLKRDLLPTFKSGVMFWPICDFVTFKFIPVHLQPLVNSSCSYVWTIYLTYMASLKKVSTT; encoded by the exons ATGGGGAGTAATTTCTTAAGGAAGTACTACTACTGCCACCTCCAAACATACGAGACAAGGTTGTTGGTCACCCATGTTGGAAATTTCACTGCCCAAGCTAAATCCCTTGCAACCCATCAACAGTGGCGTGCTTATGCTCGATTTCCTAGTCAGCTTAGCAAAACCAGAGTTCCCAACACCCTGTCTCCACCTTCACGTTCATTTTCATCGTCTTCCTCTTCAAAGTCTGGATTTCTGGGATGGTATTTGGGCAACCTTCAATCTCGCCCACTTATCACAAAATGCATCACATCTTCGCTTATTTATGTAGCTTCAGACTTGACTTCTCAg atgattACGCTACCACCTTCTGGTTCTTTTGACACAACAAGGACATTCCGCATGGCTGCTTATGGGTTGGTAATCTTAGGGCCAAGTCAgcatttttggtttaattctctCTCAAAGATTTTACCAAAACGGGATGTACTTACAACCTTGAAGAAAACTTCTATGGGGCAGACTATTTATGGACCGATTATCACTAccattttcttctcctataatgcAGGTTTGCaag GTGAAAATAGCCACGAAATTTTTGCAAGATTGAAGCGTGACCTGCTCCCAACATTCAAAAGTGGTGTTATGTTCTGGCCGATCTGCGATTTTGTTACATTCAAATTTATACCTGTTCATCTACAG CCATTGGTGAACAGTTCATGTTCATATGTATGGACCATTTATTTGACATACATGGCAAGCTTGAAGAAAGTGAGCACCACTTAA
- the LOC115969948 gene encoding 40S ribosomal protein S29-like — translation MGHSNVWSSHPKSYGPGSRTCRVCGNPHGLIRKYGLMCCRQCFRSNAKEIGFIKYR, via the exons atggggcaTTCAAATGTGTGGAGCTCGCATCCTAAAAGCTACGGTCCTGGTTCTCGTACTTG CCGAGTCTGTGGTAACCCTCATGGGTTGATTCGGAAGTATGGACTGATGTGCTGCAGGCAGTGCTTCCGTAGCAATGCCAAGGAAATTGGTTTTATCAAG TACCGTTAA
- the LOC115970837 gene encoding uncharacterized protein LOC115970837: MKVSGLWVLLLLFVFGTTFLSLNVSGRRIVSLVPDDDGTRVATTSRRLKESGYNFGTDKESQVGNINLDDYHPIDPVPSTKTLIRPGPIEHGTPVNPYIPRSSPPTPSPSSPKIGGFT, from the exons ATGAAGGTTTCTGGCTTATGGGTCTTGCTTTTGCTCTTCGTTTTTGGGACAACTTTCTTGTCCCTTAACGTCTCTGGCAGAAGAATTGTCTCCCTTGTTCCCG ATGATGATGGTACGAGGGTGGCCACAACAAGCAGGAGGCTGAAG GAAAGTGGCTATAATTTTGGCACTGACAAGGAGAGTCAAGTAGGCAATATAAATCTGGATGATTACCACCCCATTGATCCAGTTCCAAGTACAAAGACATTAATAAGACCCGGACCTATTGAGCATGGAACTCCTGTCAATCCATATATTCCAAGGTCCTCTCCTCCTACTCCCAGTCCTAGTTCTCCCAAGATTGGCGGTTTTACTTAG